A single Kryptolebias marmoratus isolate JLee-2015 linkage group LG16, ASM164957v2, whole genome shotgun sequence DNA region contains:
- the LOC108241980 gene encoding titin-like isoform X11, with protein sequence MKAPIAAPEPELKTEPETEQAPDQHSVSSTETQPAPEEPKEESEMKKEEPEVVEEEKKEDTNEKEEEKPAEQDEATTAEEKATEQAKKEKPVKEKRTEKKAEEAKGAKRQRNMQCKVTLLDDALFECELDKHAKGQELFSKVCNHINLLEKDYFGLAHWETPTNKTWLDPTKEIRKQVPGAVYEFTFSVKFYPPDPAQLTEDLTRYFMCLQLRKDIMQGVLPCSFVTLSLLGSYTVQSELGEYDPEVHGPDYVKDLSLAPGQSKELEEKVMELHRTYRSMSPAQADILFLENAKKLAMYGVDLHQAKDLDSVDIMLGVCSSGLMVYKDKLRINRFPWPKVLKISYKRSSFFIKIRPSEQEQYESTIGFKLPNYKASKKLWKVCVEHHTFFRVQSVEPPSSRRFLVLGSKFRYSGRTQAQTRQASSMIDRPAPRFTRSASKRLSRNLDGAGDDTLQFLEQLSAPIRCETDDWLLMMTPDKSQPSPGLPAKGESEQTFTQSWEEGESSRSVTVTWQGTETQSVSGPGQSVKPSLVRSPSLARLLQPAVTQQDDWFQYLDRFFSFPERAEKPPFSTEGQSQLDVQTQVKSVTKREMSTKKVVEWLQESVTLADSLQEAEVLEGKLREVRDLEERLQDIDEKAERVQKIIEYELGQEEVDRLRAEEALELELEQQRIQGGTKVVVKRSVRRMETEEGEVDALEDQIKQVFFKGLLPEEEEGFEMIEMNQLDDSSRDKLRQMEKEWQEEVREKFASPDAAGATSVVAYQKTVRTADKRVIIVGERGQAGAQVEDEDSWFRLFDSPFAAFKPSVDSEESSSTHVGKPELIVEDRPKREEELIKRVDDWFVLLDVPPGKTYYIPPVTLKERTQVDAGRFVSVVGVEQEENVLVEERKVTRRSLEQQSVAERVDDWFELSDVPPRETTDVSAVAEVSVAEGVSLVEEKAFDQREKRVVFVEEFGKELMARETKDDRLALLPVKESSLVSQVSMTGDVQAYREESRTIVSESVESSRKDVVTEIVMQAEDKKLPEQRILERIHGRDDGDWFLLFDVVSKEESYVPPVSAPLLRKVYPDVPAEAERAGQKLRQTAFDQIRPRLFQPLPEKDDDWFVVFDAGREKAVISPAGRKLTSVRSPFLVYGGCASVTQRLSHFICTPAEIIQDVKRRIEREVTTTETRAHKETIIDVGGRQDAACFSEIRLSQIETLVSREGEDDWFELLDFAREKPAATPPAAVVQRAVRVAAQAEPKPKVVTEDVRPRVTFVNPPLSRKVDDDWFELLDGAAEVSAAAEERIRFGPEVRAAERLAVTEQRVQKRITIVEETWQKKEAVQTPPALTAEEDDWFVLLDRAPEKSVAAPERMRLPAEVRLPTAGARTRTDISERKPKFERRILEERLPRVSDDWFVLLDGDLKESVVSSQRGARPVSAPVFSHAALAEAGIPMSPLDQPQTSTPIKTSCQEDRKLEVTVEAAEPSKIEGVSEVKSVVWREQREVQSSLISTINGDIQHESEFEKTGLEGVLMRQKRAKKYEGDTIYIRHSLLMLEDFDKPQEELLRHHASISELKRNFMESVPESRPSEWDKRLSTHSPFRTLGINGQPLPSADGFVIRLPRGPLLDFYSKRS encoded by the exons ATGAAGGCACCGATTGCAGCTCCGGAGCCTGAGCTAAAAACTGAGCCGGAGACTGAACAGGCTCCGGATCAGCACTCAGTCAGCAGCACGGAGACGCAG CCAGCTCCAGAGGAGCCGAAGGAAGAATCTGAGATGAAGAAAGAGGAGCCCGAAGTagtggaggaagagaaaaaggagGACACCAAcgaaaaagaggaggagaagccaGCGGAACAGGACGAGGCGACCACAGCAGAGGAAAAAGCCACGGAGCAGGCTAAGAAGGAGAAGCCCGTGAAAGAAAAGAGGACTGAGAAGAAGGCGGAGGAGGCTAAGGGCGCCAAACGTCAGAGAAACATGCAGTGCAAAGTCACCCTACTGGACGACGCTCTGTTTGAGTGCGAACTTGAT AAACATGCTAAAGGCCAGGAGCTTTTTTCGAAAGTGTGCAATCATATCAACCTGCTGGAGAAAGACTACTTTGGCCTCGCTCACTGGGAAACCCCAACCAACAAG ACATGGTTGGATCCCACTAAAGAGATCCGGAAACAGGTTCCCGGCGCTGTTTACGAGTTTACATTCAGCGTGAAGTTCTACCCTCCTGATCCAGCCCAGCTCACTGAAGACCTCACCAG GTACTTCATGTGCCTCCAGCTCAGGAAGGACATTATGCAAGGTGTCCTTCCCTGTTCCTTTGTCACCTTGTCCCTGCTGGGTTCCTACACGGTCCAGTCAGAGCTGGGGGAATATGACCCAGAGGTTCATGGACCGGACTACGTTAAAGACCTGAGCCTGGCCCCGGGACAGAGCAAAGAGCTGGAAGAAAAAGTGATGGAGCTGCACCGCACTTACAG GTCAATGAGTCCGGCTCAAGCAGACATATTGTTTCTGGAAAATGCGAAGAAACTTGCGATGTACGGCGTAGACCTGCATCAGGCCAAG GATCTTGACAGTGTCGACATCATGCTGGGGGTTTGCTCGAGCGGTCTGATGGTTTACAAGGACAAGCTGAGGATCAACCGTTTCCCTTGGCCCAAAGTGCTCAAAATCTCTTACAAACGGAGCAGCTTTTTCATCAAAATCAGGCCGTCAGAG caGGAGCAATATGAGAGCACCATCGGCTTCAAACTGCCCAACTACAAAGCCTCGAAGAAGCTGTGGAAAGTTTGTGTCGAGCATCATACTTTCTTCAG GGTTCAGTCAGTGGAGCCTCCGTCGTCCCGTCGCTTCCTAGTATTGGGCTCAAAGTTCCGATACAGCGGTCGGACTCAAGCCCAGACCCGACAGGCGAGCTCCATGATCGACCGCCCAGCGCCTCGCTTCACGCGCTCTGCCAGCAAGAGGCTGTCCCGTAACCTGGATGGAG CTGGAGACGACACTCTCCAGTTTCTGGAACAGCTCTCAGCACCCATCAGGTGTGAGACTGATGATTGGTTATTAATGATGACGCCTGATAAATCTCAGCCCTCCCCTGGACTCCCAG CCAAAGGGGAGTCGGAGCAGACTTTCACTCAGTCCTGGGAAGAAGGAGAGTCCTCTCGCTCAGTCACAGTAACCTGGCAGGGCACTGAGACCCAGTCAGTCAGTGGGCCGGGTCAGTCAG TCAAACCCAGCTTGGTAAGATCCCCCTCTTTGGCTCGGCTGTTGCAACCCGCAGTGACGCAGCAAGATGATTGGTTCCAGTACTTGGACCGGTTCTTCAGCTTCCCTGAGCGCGCTGAAAAGCCTCCAT TCTCCACCGAAGGCCAATCCCAGCTCGATGTGCAGACGCAGGTTAAATCTGTGACCAAACGGGAAATGTCCACTAAGAAAGTTGTTGAGTGGCTGCAGGAATCAGTGACCTTGGCAGACTCTCTGCAAGAGGCTGAGGTGTTGGAAGGGAAGCTGAGGGAAGTGAGGGACTTGGAGGAAAGGCTGCAGGACATAGATGAGAAGGCAGAGCGAGTTCAGAAGATAATAGAGTATGAACTGGGTCAGGAAGAGGTCGACAGGTTGAGAGCTGAAGAGGCtttggagctggagctggagcagcagcGAATCCAAGGTGGAACAAAGGTAGTAGTGAAGAGATCCGTGAGGAGGATGGAGACTGAAGAGGGTGAGGTGGACGCACTGGAAGACCAGATAAAGCAGGTGTTTTTCAAAGGTCTGCTGcctgaagaggaagaaggaTTTGAGATGATTGAAATGAATCAGTTAGATGACAGCTCGAGAGACAAACTACGGCAGATGGAGAAGGAGTGGCAGGAGGAAGTGCGGGAGAAATTTGCCTCTCCAGACGCTGCAGGTGCCACTTCTGTAGTAGCATATCAGAAGACGGTGCGCACGGCTGATAAGCGGGTGATTATTGTAGGGGAGCGAGGTCAGGCTGGAGCTCAGGTGGAAGATGAGGACAGTTGGTTCAGGCTCTTCGATTCTCCTTTTGCAGCGTTCAAACCGTCAG TTGATTCTGAAGAGAGCAGCTCAACACATGTGGGGAAACCCGAGCTTATAGTGGAGGATCGGCCAAAACGAGAAGAAGAACTCATAAAAAGGGTGGAtgactggtttgttttgttggacGTTCCTCCTGGAAAAACGTATTACATACCACCAG TTACGTTGAAGGAAAGAACCCAGGTGGATGCTGGACGTTTTGTCTCTGTGGTTGGAGTTGAGCAGGAGGAAAACGTTCTAGTTGAAGAGAGGAAAGTAACACGAAGAAGTCTGGAACAGCAGTCAGTGGCAGAGAGAGTTGATGACTGGTTTGAGTTGTCGGACGTTCCTCCTCGAGAAACAACAGACGTTTCAGCAG ttgCTGAAGTGAGTGTAGCAGAAGGGGTCTCTCTGGTTGAAGAAAAAGCTTTTGACCAGAGGGAAAAACGAGTAGTTTTTGTAGAGGAGTTTGGAAAAGAACTAATGGCACGTGAGACAAAAGATGACCGATTGGCGTTGCTTCCTGTTAAAGAATCCTCCCTTGTGTCCCAAG tTTCTATGACTGGGGATGTTCAAGCTTATCGCGAGGAAAGTAGAACAATTGTGTCTGAGTCAGTAGAGTCGAGCAGGAAAGATGTAGTTACGGAGATTGTGATGCAGGCGGAGGACAAGAAGCTCCCAGAGCAGAGAATATTAGAACGAATACACGGCAGAGACGATGGCGAttggtttctgctgtttgacGTAGTTTCCAAAGAGGAGTCTTACGTGCCTCCAG tttctgcacCGCTGCTAAGAAAAGTCTATCCAGATGTTCCAGCTGAGGCAGAAAGAGCAGGCCAGAAGTTGCGTCAGACTGCTTTTGACCAGATTAGGCCTCGGCTTTTCCAGCCACTGCCAGAGAAAGATGACGactggtttgttgtgtttgatgctGGCCGTGAAAAGGCCGTTATCTCCCCAGCAGGTAGAAAACTGACTTCTGTTCGCAGCCCATTTCTTGTTTACGGCGGATGTGCCAGTGTCACTCAGCGTCTTTCGCACTTCATTTGTACCCCAGCTGAGATTATTCAGGATGTGAAGAGGAGGATTGAGCGCGAGGTGACAACCACGGAGACTAGAGCGCACAAGGAGACGATAATTGATGTTGGCGGCAGGCAAGACGCggcttgtttttctgaaattagACTGAGCCAGATTGAGACGCTGGTAAGCAGGGAAGGAGAAGACGATTGGTTTGAGCTGCTGGACTTCGCACGAGAAAAACCCGCAGCCACGCCACCAG ctgctgtggttcagCGCGCTGTTCGCGTAGCAGCACAGGCTGAACCAAAACCAAAGGTTGTCACGGAAGACGTGAGACCACGAGTGACGTTTGTTAACCCACCGCTGTCCAGAAAAGTGGATGATGATTGGTTTGAGCTGCTGGATGGTGCAGCTGAAGTATCAG CGGCTGCGGAGGAACGTATTCGCTTTGGTCCCGAAgtgagagcagctgaaaggctgGCGGTCACAGAGCAGAGAGTACAGAAGAGAATTACTATAGTGGAAGAAACGTGGCAGAAGAAGGAAGCGGTGCAGACACCTCCGGCGCTGACAGCAGAGGAAGATGATTGGTTTGTTCTTCTGGATCGGGCCCCTGAGAAGTCAG TCGCTGCCCCTGAACGCATGCGGCTCCCAGCAGAGGTCAGACTTCCAACTGCTGGGGCCAGAACAAGGACGGACATTTCTGAAAGGAAACCAAAGTTTGAGAGGCGGATCCTGGAGGAAAGGCTCCCACGTGTCAGTGATGATTGGTTTGTTCTGCTTGATGGTGACCTCAAAGAGtcag TTGTGAGCTCGCAGAGGGGCGCGCGTCCGGTAAGCGCTCCGGTCTTCTCCCACGCTGCTCTGGCAGAGGCAGGAATCCCCATGTCCCCCCTGGACCAGCCTCAGACCTCCACTCCTATTAAAACCAGCTGccaggaggacaggaagctggAGGTCACCGTGGAAGCTGCGGAGCCGTCAAAAATTGAGGGCGTATCCGAGGTCAAG TCAGTAGTGTGGAGGGAGCAGAGAGAAGTACAATCTTCACTCATCTCCACCATCAATGGTGACATTCAG CACGAGTCTGAGTTTGAGAAGACGGGCTTGGAGGGCGTGCTAATGCGACAG AAAAGAGCTAAGAAATATGAGGGTGACACAATTTATATCAGACATAGTCTGTTAATGCTGGAG GACTTCGATAAgcctcaggaggagctgctcAGGCACCACGCCAGCATCAGCGAGCTGAAGAGGAACTTCATGGAGTCCGTCCCCGAGTCGAGGCCGAGCGAGTGGGACAAGCGTCTGTCCACTCACTCTCCGTTCCGCACGCTGGGCATCAACGGTCAACCTCTACCCAGTGCAGACGGG TTTGTCATCCGCCTCCCCCGCGGCCCCCTGCTAGACTTCTACTCCAAACGCAGCTGA